One window of the Diospyros lotus cultivar Yz01 chromosome 12, ASM1463336v1, whole genome shotgun sequence genome contains the following:
- the LOC127787552 gene encoding LOW QUALITY PROTEIN: 17.1 kDa class II heat shock protein-like (The sequence of the model RefSeq protein was modified relative to this genomic sequence to represent the inferred CDS: inserted 1 base in 1 codon) has product MDLALRDMGLDASVIAAIHDMLDFSDESGDKQPHPSRXFVRENKAMRATAADILEFPNSYVFIVNMPGIRPDQIRVQVEDGNILSVAGERSRDKDREQKEGVKYVRMERRQGKFLKRFELPDNVNNDAISAHYQDGVLTITVEKRPRREPKKPRTIEVKVGSGGGGGEAKGEGHGSGGDQGDGAPEKQGS; this is encoded by the exons ATGGATTTGGCGTTGAGAGACATGGGGCTGGACGCCTCGGTGATAGCCGCCATCCACGACATGCTCGACTTCTCTGATGAGAGCGGCGACAAGCAGCCTCATCCCTCGA ACTTCGTCCGCGAAAACAAAGCCATGCGAGCCACTGCCGCCGACATCCTCGAGTTTCCGAACTCCTACGTCTTCATCGTAAACATGCCCGGCATCCGTCCCGACCAGATCCGCGTCCAGGTCGAGGACGGCAACATCCTCTCCGTGGCAGGCGAGCGCAGCCGAGACAAGGACCGCGAGCAAAAGGAAGGCGTCAAGTACGTCCGCATGGAGCGCCGCCAGGGCAAGTTCCTCAAGCGCTTTGAGCTCCCCGACAACGTGAACAACGACGCCATTTCCGCCCACTACCAA GACGGAGTGCTGACCATCACAGTCGAGAAGCGCCCTCGGCGAGAGCCAAAGAAGCCCAGGACCATCGAGGTCAAGGTCGGCAGCGGCGGCGGAGGAGGAGAGGCGAAAGGAGAGGGGCACGGCTCCGGCGGGGATCAGGGCGACGGAGCTCCGGAAAAGCAAGGCAGTTGA